One region of Podospora bellae-mahoneyi strain CBS 112042 chromosome 1 map unlocalized CBS112042p_1.2, whole genome shotgun sequence genomic DNA includes:
- a CDS encoding uncharacterized protein (COG:S; antiSMASH:Cluster_3; EggNog:ENOG503NXZP), translated as MAFPSYKRSLDSFNPEASSPRPPHRRKLNNSRSTATSTIANLGLVPDFNPTQALQQKPHSCLKHHTGPDLISPLSDELLLRILSSLSLNQLLGVSPVSRRFYTLACDSQLWKNLYYHRFVLPRARLIPGFGPHLGGNHSKNTFGRGCRWGTGHRACGNDLDIDLKVNNAGDPITGSSGQNEDAEDEEEEGVQDWLEGGITPPEDHDDDVRSDGVQEDPLLYYAPDEDRPNRTMDWKRQYRIRHNWAKGKCKAVELRLSGGQETVNTPRHEERFNEHQRSRKGQRSFIKAVQGIAVSADSRYLRAWDLRSRKLLGHVGLVEVPEVDGDAHSTAPSCMAIDEAKLVDGLLDIALGFTDGSFGVWRLSVKDGRLKRRYRHEKSSNGELIEMAYSHPYLITATGAVLVSLYTFGNSTAGPCDKTMVLPPPSLLTSLDSHTCQAPLSFSIRKTNSSVIASIAYTVTTHIGWSFGVQDLHISPPIQDDPASMPEITTTPIAHTLPLLLFRRPVNWIEYIPRPGHDSREPAESSVYEPPFTPPMTPRSRVMDPGRLSPHFSFSPRECGPKALCYNHPYLVATLPDNTLSHFLCRSGPSSLTVTSGHRLWGHTSGISQGQVNCRGKAVSVGSRGEEMRVWALEGATSRASNVMSVEIRPERVPGRDNGTSRYYDPIDVAEERDLVGFDDEMIVVWKQNRGRGESLVIYDFT; from the coding sequence ATGGCTTTCCCGTCCTACAAGCGGTCGCTTGATTCCTTCAATCCTGAGGCTTCCTCACCCAGACCGCCTCACCGCCGAAAACTGAACAATTCCAGGTCCACAGCGACCTCCACCATCGCAAACCTCGGCCTTGTTCCAGACTTCAACCCCACGCAAGCACTACAGCAGAAACCGCACAGCTGCTTGAAGCACCATACGGGACCCGACCTTATATCCCCTCTTTCTGACGAGCTCCTTCTGCGcatcctctcttctctctcactgaaccagctcctcggcgTTTCTCCCGTTTCCCGCCGATTTTATACCCTCGCCTGCGACTCGCAGTTGTGGAAGAATTTGTACTACCATCGCTTTGTGCTGCCTAGAGCCCGACTCATACCAGGCTTCGGCCCACACCTGGGTGGGAATCATAGCAAGAACACATTCGGTCGAGGCTGCAGGTGGGGAACAGGACACCGAGCCTGCGGGAATGACCTCGATATAGATTTGAAGGTCAATAACGCGGGAGATCCCATTACCGGCAGTAGCGGCCAGAATGaagatgccgaggacgaagaagaggagggggtgcaGGACTGGCTGGAGGGGGGTATAACACCGCCTGAGGACCACGATGACGACGTGCGAAGCGACGGCGTACAGGAAGACCCGCTGCTGTACTACGCACCCGATGAGGACAGACCGAACAGGACAATGGATTGGAAGAGACAATACCGAATACGCCACAACTGGGCGAAGGGCAAATGTAAGGCTGTTGAGCTTCGTCTAAGCGGAGGACAGGAAACAGTGAACACCCCACGTCATGAAGAACGTTTCAACGAGCATCAACGCTCGAGAAAAGGACAGAGGAGTTTCATAAAGGCAGTTCAGGGTATTGCAGTCAGTGCAGATAGCCGATATCTGCGCGCATGGGATCTCAGGAGCCGCAAACTGTTGGGACATGtagggttggtggaggtcCCAGAAGTTGACGGGGACGCCCACAGCACTGCACCAAGCTGCATGGCCATCGATGAGGCAAAGCTCGTAGATGGACTGCTGGACATTGCGCTGGGGTTCACCGACGGGAGCTTTGGGGTGTGGAGGCTATCTGTCAAGGACGGCCGCTTGAAGCGACGATACCGACACGAAAAGTCCAGCAATGGCGAGCTGATTGAGATGGCGTACTCGCACCCGTACCTGATCACAGCTACCGGGGCGGTTTTGGTATCGTTATACACCTTTGGTAACTCCACGGCTGGACCCTGTGATAAAACCATGGTGTTACCGCCGCCGTCTCTACTAACATCGCTAGACTCGCACACGTGTCAGGcacctctctccttctccatccgGAAAACGAACTCTTCAGTCATCGCATCAATTGCATATACGGTGACTACCCACATCGGCTGGTCTTTTGGCGTTCAGGATCTCCACATTTCACCTCCTATTCAAGATGATCCAGCCTCGATGCCAGAAATCACAACTACGCCCATCGCTCACACTCTCCCGCTTCTCCTGTTCCGTCGCCCGGTCAACTGGATTGAGTATATACCCAGGCCAGGTCATGATTCCCGCGAGCCCGCCGAATCAAGCGTATATGAACCTCCCTTCACACCGCCCATGACTCCCCGGTCTAGAGTCATGGACCCTGGCCGCTTATCCCCTCacttcagcttctccccTCGCGAGTGTGGGCCGAAAGCCTTGTGCTACAACCACCCTTACCTCGTTGCGACCCTGCCCGACAACACTTTATCCCACTTTCTGTGCCGGTCTGGCCCGTCCTCCTTGACGGTCACCTCTGGTCATCGGCTATGGGGGCACACGTCTGGAATCAGCCAAGGTCAGGTCAACTGCCGCGGTAAGGCTGTCAGTGTGGGCTCTCGAGGTGAGGAGATGCGCGTGTGGGCTTTGGAAGGTGCCACGTCGAGGGCGAGCAATGTTATGAGTGTGGAGATACGGCCGGAGAGGGTCCCGGGGCGGGACAACGGGACGAGCCGGTACTATGACCCAATTGATGTTGCAGAAGAGCGGGATCtggttgggtttgatgatgagatgattgTTGTTTGGAAGCAGAACAGAGGCCGGGGAGAGAGCCTGGTGATTTACGACTTTACTTGA
- a CDS encoding uncharacterized protein (COG:S; EggNog:ENOG503NXV4), with protein MSMLGVCHPADGQTVMPNMADQLNSTNNSMHMPMSFGRIHPTARNPLSPPSQKPNLSTARSIMPNPSHLLSPPGPAPLDDMNSDMNITAQNSKGFEMQRPNPPPSPPVSPPSSPLSKSTASVMHRSVGPSDLILYETAERASAAPLPLFPPAPRTAGSVEDDLMNKHIAARPPSLFESVSPPKREDYQLVIYFKSEVYKRFSQNPRKWMEQERRLRQADRESARSVARARLPTILPASNPTPPRIHVPRAPVARVQKPRSPKVKAQAPRPIRATPAPTRPPTTGHVHATPEPRMRNAAPNREDKDFEALEDLSPPLDSLPQGRPNSLKVEWKGNALDLSNDPHRHLLHSDELILASNLRLDCATYLTSKRRIFLRRRECALIGKEFRKTDAQQACKIDVNKASKLWQAYDKVGWLNIEWTTARP; from the coding sequence ATGTCAATGCTTGGGGTTTGCCACCCTGCAGACGGCCAGACAGTCATGCCCAACATGGCTGACCAACTGAACTCCACTAACAACTCGATGCACATGCCTATGTCGTTTGGAAGAATTCACCCGACGGCAAGGAACCCATTGTCACCGCCTTCCCAAAAGCCAAACTTGTCTACCGCACGCTCCATCATGCCAAACCCAAGTCATCTCCTGTCTCCTCCTGGACCTGCTCCCTTGGACGACATGAACTCGGACATGAACATCACCGCGCAGAACAGCAAGGGTTTTGAAATGCAGcgcccaaacccacctccttccccgccTGTGTCGCCTCCTTCGTCGCCGCTTTCGAAGTCGACCGCGTCCGTGATGCACCGCAGCGTCGGACCAAGCGATCTGATTTTGTATGAGACTGCCGAAAGGGCCAGCGCTGCCCCCTTGCCGCTCTTTCCACCGGCCCCCAGGACAGCTGGATCAGTGGAGGATGACTTGATGAACAAACACATTGCGGCGAGACCTCCCAGTCTATTCGAGAGCGTCTCGCCTCCTAAACGGGAGGACTATCAGCTGGTGATCTACTTCAAGTCTGAGGTCTACAAAAGGTTCAGCCAAAATCCAAGGAAGTGGATGGAGCAGGAAAGGAGGTTGCGGCAGGCCGATCGTGAGAGCGCGAGAAGTGTGGCGAGGGCGCGGCTTCCGACCATCCTTCCGGCTTCCAACCCTACGCCACCTCGGATACACGTTCCCAGGGCACCTGTGGCTCGTGTGCAGAAACCAAGATCCCCCAAGGTCAAGGCACAAGCCCCTAGGCCTATCCGAGCAACTCCCGCGCCAACTCGTCCGCCGACAACGGGTCACGTCCACGCCACCCCGGAGCCTCGCATGCGAAACGCGGCGCCAAATCGTGAGGACAAGGATTTTGAGGCATTGGAAGATCTTTCACCGCCACTCGACTCGCTCCCGCAAGGGAGGCCAAATAGTCTAAAGGTGGAATGGAAGGGGAATGCTCTGGATCTCAGCAACGACCCACATCGTCACTTGCTTCACTCTGACGAACTCATCCTGGCAAGCAACCTTCGGCTGGACTGCGCTACATATCTCACGAGCAAGAGACGTATATTTTTGCGCAGGCGCGAATGTGCCTTGATTGGCAAGGAATTTCGCAAGACTGACGCACAACAGGCCTGCAAGATCGATGTCAACAAGGCCTCGAAGCTTTGGCAGGCATACGATAAAGTTGGATGGCTCAACATTGAGTGGACCACGGCTCGTCCCTAG